The Salvia miltiorrhiza cultivar Shanhuang (shh) chromosome 1, IMPLAD_Smil_shh, whole genome shotgun sequence genome has a window encoding:
- the LOC130998575 gene encoding uncharacterized protein At2g23090-like, translated as MGGGNAQKAKMAREKNLEKMKGAKGSQLESNKKAMNIQCKVCMQSFICTTSEVKCKEHAEAKHPKADLFTCFPHLKK; from the exons ATGGGAGGAGGCAATGCGCAAAAAGCGAAAATGGCTCGGGAAAAGAACCTAGAAAAAATGAAAGGCGCGAAgg GAAGTCAACTTGAGTCCAACAAGAAGGCCATGAACATCcag TGCAAGGTTTGCATGCAATCATTTATTTGCACTACGTCGGAGGTGAAATGCAAGGAGCATGCTGAAGCAAAGCATCCGAAAGCTGACCTCTTCACTTGTTTTCCCCACCTCAAGAAATGA
- the LOC130998519 gene encoding acyl-CoA-binding domain-containing protein 3-like isoform X2, giving the protein MDFLQEPTFTAFLALVLSFLVAKIVAFVVSNSAPDADSVVSEGVVKEVSLERELAVRSGKGEKRVKFMDDVVIRRIDRYEGSENLVLLDDVEEKSVDESSGQMVDQFGGDGDYGVRKSEEECYDEREMDDAEVGGSGKTEMLFEEEAGGDRDGVGSENVEALVTSGVKSVSDEREGNEEMVAGDVVLEEEKMRDESDDDWEGVERSELEKCFAEAVNYVECGGKGKEVDRLVRLGSDVQMQLYGLHKIALEGPCLEPQPMALMVSSRTKWVEKLLYVSDGGR; this is encoded by the exons ATGGATTTTTTGCAAGAACCGACTTTTACTGCTTTTCTAGCTCTGGTTTTATCTTTTCTTGTTGCAAAGATTGTTGCTTTTGTTGTTTCTAACTCAGCTCCTGATGCTGATTCTGTTGTTAGTGAAGGTGTAGTGAAAGAGGTGAGTTTGGAGAGGGAATTGGCGGTCAGGAGCGGGAAGGGGGAAAAGAGAGTGAAGTTTATGGATGATGTTGTGATCAGAAGGATTGATCGTTATGAGGGGTCTGAAAATCTTGTGTTGTTGGATGATGTTGAGGAGAAGAGCGTAGATGAAAGTTCTGGACAAATGGTTGATCAATTTGGAGGTGATGGAGATTATGGAGTGAGAAAGAGTGAAGAAGAATGTTatgatgagagagagatggatGATGCCGAAGTTGGAGGGAGTGGAAAAACTGAAATGCTGTTTGAGGAAGAGGCTGGTGGTGATAGGGATGGTGTTGGTAGTGAGAATGTGGAAGCTTTGGTGACTAGTGGGGTGAAAAGTGTGAGTGATGAGAGAGAAGGGAATGAGGAGATGGTTGCAGGGGATGTGGTGTTGGAGGAGgagaagatgagagatgagagtgATGATGATTGGGAGGGAGTGGAGAGGAGTGAGTTGGAGAAATGCTTTGCAGAAGCCGTTAACTATGTGGAGTGTGGAGGGAAGGGGAAAGAGGTTGATCGTTTGGTGAGATTGGGGAGTGATGTTCAGATGCAGCTCTATGGGCTGCATAAGATTGCACTCGAGGGGCCTTGCCTCGAGCCACAGCCAATGGCGCTCATGGTTTCTTCTCGTACGAAATG GGTTGAAAAGCTGCTATATGTGAGTGATGGGGGGCGCTAA
- the LOC130998519 gene encoding acyl-CoA-binding domain-containing protein 3-like isoform X1 gives MDFLQEPTFTAFLALVLSFLVAKIVAFVVSNSAPDADSVVSEGVVKEVSLERELAVRSGKGEKRVKFMDDVVIRRIDRYEGSENLVLLDDVEEKSVDESSGQMVDQFGGDGDYGVRKSEEECYDEREMDDAEVGGSGKTEMLFEEEAGGDRDGVGSENVEALVTSGVKSVSDEREGNEEMVAGDVVLEEEKMRDESDDDWEGVERSELEKCFAEAVNYVECGGKGKEVDRLVRLGSDVQMQLYGLHKIALEGPCLEPQPMALMVSSRTKWNAWQRLGSMSRELAMEHYIQLLSENIPEWMHNYSADDEIQRKMEPKDEISVAECKRGSEPSTTHVGDCNTSENSMDKVDAV, from the exons ATGGATTTTTTGCAAGAACCGACTTTTACTGCTTTTCTAGCTCTGGTTTTATCTTTTCTTGTTGCAAAGATTGTTGCTTTTGTTGTTTCTAACTCAGCTCCTGATGCTGATTCTGTTGTTAGTGAAGGTGTAGTGAAAGAGGTGAGTTTGGAGAGGGAATTGGCGGTCAGGAGCGGGAAGGGGGAAAAGAGAGTGAAGTTTATGGATGATGTTGTGATCAGAAGGATTGATCGTTATGAGGGGTCTGAAAATCTTGTGTTGTTGGATGATGTTGAGGAGAAGAGCGTAGATGAAAGTTCTGGACAAATGGTTGATCAATTTGGAGGTGATGGAGATTATGGAGTGAGAAAGAGTGAAGAAGAATGTTatgatgagagagagatggatGATGCCGAAGTTGGAGGGAGTGGAAAAACTGAAATGCTGTTTGAGGAAGAGGCTGGTGGTGATAGGGATGGTGTTGGTAGTGAGAATGTGGAAGCTTTGGTGACTAGTGGGGTGAAAAGTGTGAGTGATGAGAGAGAAGGGAATGAGGAGATGGTTGCAGGGGATGTGGTGTTGGAGGAGgagaagatgagagatgagagtgATGATGATTGGGAGGGAGTGGAGAGGAGTGAGTTGGAGAAATGCTTTGCAGAAGCCGTTAACTATGTGGAGTGTGGAGGGAAGGGGAAAGAGGTTGATCGTTTGGTGAGATTGGGGAGTGATGTTCAGATGCAGCTCTATGGGCTGCATAAGATTGCACTCGAGGGGCCTTGCCTCGAGCCACAGCCAATGGCGCTCATGGTTTCTTCTCGTACGAAATG GAATGCATGGCAAAGGCTGGGAAGCATGAGCCGGGAGCTGGCTATGGAGCACTATATTCAACTCTTGTCGGAGAATATACCTGAATGGATGCACAACTATTCTGCT GATGATGAGATTCAGAGAAAGATGGAACCAAAAGATGAAATATCTGTTGCTGAGTGCAAGAG GGGATCAGAACCGAGCACCACACATGTCGGTGATTGTAACACTAGCGAGAATTCTATGGATAAG GTTGATGCTGTATAG